In Antechinus flavipes isolate AdamAnt ecotype Samford, QLD, Australia chromosome 3, AdamAnt_v2, whole genome shotgun sequence, a genomic segment contains:
- the LOC127556908 gene encoding vomeronasal type-1 receptor 4-like, which produces MLISFPQGTSGSDCSSAGLYKSMLLRDHVIRIISLCQIAVGLLGNGLCLFLYSLAKLTNHKLRPMDAILAQLALANAIMLLSKGIPEALLYFRSVYVLGNYGCKITFYIQRVGRGSSICITWLLSAFQAVIISPNSSRLAILKTKTTKYIRPACVLCWMFTMLIDIYVPMYIRGPKDSNQSHIRGMDLQYCYWENVLSDISLLSSLRDLSFVGCMSFASSYMVFLLHRHHQRTQQIHSTRPSPRRSPEIKATQTILLLVGTFITTYCVSCGFLLLNVYSVSSNIWGGNASLFITLCFPVISPFLLIHIEGNQSSCAPFWRTSPHPQQKS; this is translated from the coding sequence atgcttatttctttccctcaagGAACCTCTGGCTCTGACTGCAGTTCTGCCGGCCTCTACAAGAGCATGCTTCTACGAGACCATGTCATAAGGATAATCTCACTTTGTCAGATTGCAGTTGGGCTCCTTGGGAACGGCTTATGCCTCTTCTTATATAGCTTGGCCAAGTTGACCAACCACAAGCTGAGGCCCATGGATGCCATTCTGGCCCAACTTGCTTTGGCCAATGCCATCATGCTGCTCTCTAAGGGGATCCCTGAAGCATTATTGTATTTCAGGTCAGTATACGTCCTAGGGAATTATGGATGTAAAATTACATTTTACATCCAAAGAGTAGGCAGAGGCTCTTCTATCTGCATTACCTGGCTCCTGAGTGCCTTTCAGGCAGTTATCATCAGTCCCAACAGCTCTAGGTTGGCCATTCTCAAGACCAAAACCACAAAGTACATCAGACCCGCGTGTGTCCTGTGCTGGATGTTCACCATGCTCATAGATATTTATGTACCAATGTATATAAGAGGCCCAAAGGACAGCAACCAAAGCCACATCAGGGGAATGGACCTTCAGTATTGCTACTGGGAAAATGTGCTTTCAGACATCAGTCTCCTGTCCTCTCTTCGAGACCTCTCATTTGTAGGCTGCATGAGTTTTGCCAGTAGCTACATGGTGTTTCTCCTGCACAGACACCATCAGAGAACCCAACAGATTCACAGCACCAGACCCTCTCCAAGGAGATCTCCAGAGATCAAGGCCACCCAAACCATCTTGCTGCTGGTGGGCACCTTTATCACAACTTACTGTGTGAGCTGTGGCTTTTTGCTACTTAATGTGTACTCTGTCAGTTCCAATATCTGGGGAGGAAATGCATCCTTGTTTATTACATTGTGTTTCCCAGTAATCAGTCCCTTTTTACTGATTCACATTGAAGGGAATCAATCCAGCTGTGCTCCCTTCTGGAGGACCAGTCCTCATCCTCAGCAGAAGTCTTAG